A genomic segment from Aquipuribacter hungaricus encodes:
- the treZ gene encoding malto-oligosyltrehalose trehalohydrolase: MSHTFAVWAPDASTVDLVLVRDATGPEDGQRSLRPMTKVDGGWWRLAVGGTGHGTDYLYSVDGGDPAPDPRSSWQPFGVHGPSRLFDPSLHSWADDGWRGRDVRGALHYELHVGTFTPEGTLDAAAGMLDHLVSVGVEVVALMPVAAFPGRWGWGYDGVHLFAVHDPYGGPAALQRFVDACHARGLAVSLDVVYNHLGPAGNYTSVFGPYFTDAHETPWGQAVNLDAEHSAEVRRWICDNALRWFRDFHVDALRLDAVHALVDDSPRHVLAQLAEETAALSDGLHRPLSLVAESDLNDAVMVTPTTDGGLGMTAQWDDDVHHALHTLMTGERQGYYADFGSADVLRTVWREAFWHAGRHSTFRGEVWGARVPAGTSGHRFLAYASNHDQIGNRAVGDRPSATLSPGELAAELALVLTSPFTPMLFMGEEWGATTPFQFFTDHGDPELGRAVSEGRRREFAGHGWDAEDVPDPQDPATRDASVLRWDEPGEPVRTGLLDFVRDLVRLRAAEPDLRDDDLGAVEVDAGPPDESRVDGRPEWLVVHRGAWRVVVVLADRETEVPLHGHGTLARHWGPARTTGRTVVLGGPGAALVRLHD; this comes from the coding sequence ATGAGCCACACCTTCGCCGTCTGGGCGCCTGACGCCAGCACCGTCGACCTCGTCCTCGTCCGGGACGCCACCGGGCCCGAGGACGGCCAGCGCAGCCTGCGCCCCATGACCAAGGTCGACGGGGGCTGGTGGCGCCTGGCCGTCGGCGGCACCGGCCACGGGACGGACTACCTGTACTCCGTCGACGGCGGCGACCCCGCCCCGGACCCGCGCTCGTCCTGGCAGCCGTTCGGGGTCCACGGGCCGAGCCGGCTGTTCGACCCGTCCCTGCACTCCTGGGCCGACGACGGCTGGCGCGGCCGCGACGTCCGCGGCGCCCTGCACTACGAGCTGCACGTCGGCACCTTCACGCCCGAGGGCACGCTGGACGCGGCCGCCGGGATGCTCGACCACCTGGTGTCGGTGGGCGTCGAGGTCGTCGCGCTCATGCCCGTCGCGGCCTTCCCCGGCCGCTGGGGCTGGGGCTACGACGGCGTCCACCTGTTCGCCGTGCACGACCCGTACGGCGGCCCGGCCGCGCTGCAGCGGTTCGTCGACGCCTGCCACGCCCGCGGCCTCGCCGTGTCCCTCGACGTCGTCTACAACCACCTCGGGCCGGCAGGGAACTACACGTCGGTGTTCGGGCCCTACTTCACCGACGCCCACGAGACCCCGTGGGGCCAGGCGGTCAACCTCGACGCCGAGCACTCCGCGGAGGTCCGGCGCTGGATCTGCGACAACGCGCTGCGGTGGTTCCGCGACTTCCACGTCGACGCGCTGCGCCTGGACGCCGTCCACGCCCTCGTCGACGACTCCCCCCGCCACGTGCTCGCGCAGCTGGCCGAGGAGACCGCGGCGCTGTCCGACGGGCTGCACCGGCCGCTGTCGCTCGTCGCGGAGTCCGACCTCAACGACGCCGTCATGGTCACCCCGACCACCGACGGCGGCCTGGGGATGACGGCGCAGTGGGACGACGACGTCCACCACGCCCTGCACACGCTCATGACCGGCGAGCGGCAGGGCTACTACGCCGACTTCGGCAGCGCCGACGTGCTCCGGACGGTCTGGCGCGAGGCCTTCTGGCACGCAGGGCGGCACTCGACGTTCCGCGGCGAGGTGTGGGGCGCCCGCGTGCCGGCCGGCACGTCGGGCCACCGGTTCCTCGCCTACGCCTCCAACCACGACCAGATCGGCAACCGCGCGGTCGGCGACCGTCCGTCGGCGACGCTGTCGCCCGGGGAGCTGGCGGCCGAGCTGGCCCTGGTCCTCACCTCCCCATTCACGCCCATGCTCTTCATGGGCGAGGAGTGGGGCGCGACGACGCCGTTCCAGTTCTTCACCGACCACGGCGACCCCGAGCTGGGGCGCGCGGTGAGCGAGGGCCGTCGCCGGGAGTTCGCCGGCCACGGCTGGGACGCCGAGGACGTGCCCGACCCGCAGGACCCCGCCACGCGGGATGCCTCCGTGCTCCGCTGGGACGAGCCCGGCGAGCCCGTGCGGACCGGGCTGCTGGACTTCGTCCGCGACCTGGTGCGGCTGCGCGCAGCCGAGCCCGACCTGCGCGACGACGACCTCGGCGCGGTCGAGGTCGACGCCGGTCCGCCGGACGAGTCCCGCGTCGACGGCCGGCCCGAGTGGCTCGTCGTGCACCGGGGCGCCTGGCGCGTCGTCGTCGTGCTCGCCGACCGCGAGACCGAGGTGCCGCTGCACGGCCACGGCACCCTCGCCCGGCACTGGGGCCCGGCCCGCACGACCGGTCGCACCGTGGTGCTCGGCGGCCCCGGCGCGGCCCTGGTGCGTCTGCACGACTGA
- the zapE gene encoding cell division protein ZapE, whose amino-acid sequence MRTQADRLVDRHPALDRTRLLDDLVPPPRFSEARLSTYRPDPAQPSQIEARDHVGRFSSAGALTAPRRGLGRLLGRVQEDPEPRGLYLDGGFGVGKTHLLAAAWHEAAGRKHYGTFVEYTQLAGALGFRGAVDALRGADLVCIDEFELDDPGDTVLMARLLRELADSGARLAATSNTLPGSLGSDRFAAEDFLREIQALGRLFEVVTVDGDDYRHRGAPPTPEPAAPADLAALAGRPGATVDDFADLCAHLATVHPSRYGALLDGVTEVGWSGVAPVPDQNVALRLVVLADRMYDRALPLTAGGEPLSALFDEAMLRGGYRKKYLRALSRLTALAREAGSVAA is encoded by the coding sequence GTGCGCACCCAGGCCGACCGGCTCGTCGACCGGCACCCCGCCCTGGACCGGACCCGGCTGCTCGACGACCTGGTCCCGCCGCCCCGGTTCTCCGAGGCCCGCCTGTCCACGTACCGGCCCGATCCCGCCCAGCCGAGCCAGATCGAGGCCCGCGACCACGTCGGCCGCTTCTCTTCGGCCGGTGCTTTGACGGCCCCCCGCCGAGGCCTGGGGCGCCTGCTGGGGCGCGTGCAGGAGGACCCCGAGCCCCGGGGGCTGTACCTGGACGGGGGGTTCGGCGTCGGCAAGACCCACCTGCTCGCGGCGGCCTGGCACGAGGCCGCCGGGCGCAAGCACTACGGCACGTTCGTGGAGTACACCCAGCTGGCCGGGGCGCTCGGCTTCCGCGGCGCCGTCGACGCGCTGCGCGGCGCGGACCTGGTCTGCATCGACGAGTTCGAGCTCGACGACCCCGGCGACACGGTGCTCATGGCCCGGCTGCTGCGCGAGCTCGCCGACTCCGGGGCCCGGCTCGCCGCGACCTCCAACACGCTGCCCGGCTCGCTCGGCAGCGACCGGTTCGCCGCCGAGGACTTCCTGCGCGAGATCCAGGCGCTCGGGCGGCTGTTCGAGGTGGTGACCGTGGACGGCGACGACTACCGCCACCGCGGTGCGCCCCCCACCCCGGAGCCCGCCGCCCCCGCAGACCTCGCGGCGCTCGCCGGGCGCCCGGGCGCCACGGTCGACGACTTCGCCGACCTGTGCGCGCACCTGGCCACGGTGCACCCGAGCCGCTACGGCGCCCTGCTGGACGGCGTGACCGAGGTCGGCTGGTCCGGCGTGGCCCCGGTGCCGGACCAGAACGTCGCCCTGCGCCTGGTGGTGCTCGCCGACCGGATGTACGACCGCGCGCTGCCGCTCACGGCCGGGGGAGAGCCGCTGTCGGCGCTCTTCGACGAGGCCATGCTGCGCGGCGGCTACCGCAAGAAGTACCTGCGCGCGCTCAGCCGGCTGACCGCGCTCGCCCGCGAGGCGGGGTCGGTGGCCGCCTAG
- a CDS encoding sulfurtransferase — protein sequence MPTEHDTDAKLAPYAHPERLVTTGWLADRLGTPGLVVVESSEDVLLYETGHIEGAVKIDWHTELNDPVTRDYVDGEGFAALMRAKGISREDTVVLYGDKNNWWAAYALWVFTLFGHEDVRLLDGGRTKWEAEGRAYTTDKPAVPAVDYPVVERDDSSIRAFLPDVLQHLGKPMVDVRSPEEYTGQRTHMPAYPEEGALRGGHIPGAQSVPWARAVAEDGGFKSREELEAVYTGEKGLQPTDDVVAYCRIGERSSHTWFVLTHLLGFEKVRNYDGSWTEWGNAVRVPIATGAEPGQA from the coding sequence GTGCCGACCGAGCACGACACCGACGCCAAGCTCGCCCCCTACGCCCACCCGGAGCGCCTGGTCACGACCGGGTGGCTGGCCGACCGGCTCGGCACCCCCGGCCTGGTGGTCGTGGAGTCCAGCGAGGACGTCCTGCTCTACGAGACCGGCCACATCGAGGGTGCCGTCAAGATCGACTGGCACACCGAGCTCAACGACCCGGTGACCCGCGACTACGTGGACGGCGAGGGCTTCGCGGCGCTCATGCGCGCCAAGGGCATCTCGCGCGAGGACACCGTCGTGCTGTACGGCGACAAGAACAACTGGTGGGCCGCCTACGCGCTGTGGGTGTTCACGCTGTTCGGCCACGAGGACGTCCGGCTGCTCGACGGCGGCCGCACCAAGTGGGAGGCCGAGGGCCGGGCGTACACGACCGACAAGCCGGCCGTCCCCGCCGTCGACTACCCCGTCGTCGAGCGCGACGACAGCAGCATCCGCGCCTTCCTGCCCGACGTGCTGCAGCACCTGGGCAAGCCGATGGTCGACGTCCGCTCCCCCGAGGAGTACACCGGCCAGCGGACCCACATGCCGGCCTACCCGGAGGAGGGCGCCCTGCGCGGCGGCCACATCCCGGGGGCGCAGTCGGTGCCGTGGGCCCGCGCGGTCGCCGAGGACGGCGGCTTCAAGTCCCGCGAGGAGCTCGAGGCGGTCTACACCGGCGAGAAGGGCCTGCAGCCCACCGACGACGTCGTCGCCTACTGCCGGATCGGGGAGCGCTCGAGCCACACCTGGTTCGTCCTCACCCACCTGCTGGGCTTCGAGAAGGTCCGCAACTACGACGGGTCGTGGACGGAGTGGGGCAACGCCGTGCGCGTCCCCATCGCCACGGGCGCCGAGCCGGGCCAGGCGTGA
- a CDS encoding SufE family protein: protein MSDGTLPGRFDAVVEDFGALEQQDRLVLLLEFADGLPELPEHLASHREVMEVVPECQSPVFVHVEVEGTGPQAPVHVYLSAPREAPTTRGFAAILAEGMTGLDAAGVLAVPDDVPHRLGLERAVSMLRLRGMSGMLGRIQRQVREKAAV, encoded by the coding sequence GTGAGCGACGGCACCCTGCCCGGTCGGTTCGACGCGGTCGTCGAGGACTTCGGCGCGCTCGAGCAGCAGGACCGCCTCGTCCTGCTCCTGGAGTTCGCCGACGGCCTGCCCGAGCTGCCGGAGCACCTGGCCTCCCACCGCGAGGTGATGGAGGTCGTCCCGGAGTGCCAGTCCCCCGTGTTCGTCCACGTCGAGGTCGAGGGGACCGGCCCACAGGCACCCGTCCACGTGTACCTGTCGGCGCCCCGCGAGGCACCGACGACGCGTGGGTTCGCGGCGATCCTCGCCGAGGGCATGACGGGCCTGGACGCCGCCGGGGTGCTCGCCGTGCCCGACGACGTGCCGCACCGCCTGGGCCTGGAGCGCGCGGTGAGCATGCTGCGCCTGCGCGGGATGTCCGGGATGCTCGGCCGGATCCAGCGGCAGGTTCGCGAGAAGGCCGCCGTCTAG
- a CDS encoding dihydrofolate reductase family protein, translating to MEALLGAPTGVLPAAPDEAARALAARYAYPSSVAEGRPWVRANTATSLDGAVSGADGRSASVSGTVDKQVFGVLRGLADVVLVGAGTARTEGYGPVRPHRVLGPERARAGRRTAAVLVQVTRSGRVEAGRGMFDEPGAALVAVPGGDEAARARAVGTAGEDRVLVCGGGDHGGTDRGGTDHGGVDLADLLDRLARRGLTRVLCEGGPELLGALAAADLLDELCLTTSPVLVAGDGARAVTGAAGDPRGFSLAGLLHAEGTLLARWVRDRGTVPDEQDA from the coding sequence GTGGAGGCCCTGCTCGGCGCCCCGACGGGCGTCCTGCCCGCAGCGCCGGACGAGGCGGCGCGGGCGCTCGCGGCCCGCTACGCCTACCCCTCATCCGTCGCGGAGGGGCGGCCGTGGGTGCGCGCCAACACGGCGACCAGCCTCGACGGCGCGGTGTCGGGCGCCGACGGCCGCTCGGCCTCGGTGAGCGGCACCGTGGACAAGCAGGTCTTCGGGGTGCTCCGCGGGCTGGCCGACGTCGTCCTGGTGGGTGCCGGGACCGCCCGGACCGAGGGCTACGGCCCCGTGCGGCCGCACCGGGTGCTCGGGCCGGAGCGCGCCCGGGCCGGTCGGCGCACCGCCGCCGTGCTCGTGCAGGTCACCCGCTCGGGCCGCGTCGAGGCCGGCCGCGGGATGTTCGACGAGCCGGGTGCCGCGCTGGTCGCGGTGCCGGGCGGCGACGAGGCCGCCCGTGCGCGGGCGGTCGGCACCGCGGGCGAGGACCGGGTGCTGGTGTGCGGCGGGGGCGACCACGGGGGTACAGACCGCGGTGGCACGGACCACGGCGGCGTCGACCTGGCCGACCTGCTCGACCGGCTCGCCCGGCGCGGTCTCACCCGGGTGCTCTGCGAGGGGGGACCCGAGCTGCTCGGCGCCCTCGCGGCGGCGGACCTGCTCGACGAGCTCTGCCTGACGACGAGCCCCGTGCTCGTGGCGGGCGACGGTGCGCGCGCCGTCACCGGTGCCGCGGGGGACCCGCGCGGCTTCTCGCTGGCCGGGCTGCTGCACGCCGAGGGGACCCTGCTCGCCCGCTGGGTGCGCGACCGGGGCACGGTGCCCGACGAACAGGACGCCTAG
- a CDS encoding VOC family protein gives MLDHVGIPAADVEASAAFYLALMAPAGWREATRIPTPGGPVLGLAAGDGPPDFWLSPTAGPLAGELHLAFVVADRAVVDAVHGAAVTLGAEVLHAPREWPEYHPGYYAVFVRDPDGHNVEAVVHS, from the coding sequence ATGCTGGACCACGTAGGGATCCCCGCCGCCGACGTCGAGGCCTCGGCGGCGTTCTACCTCGCGCTCATGGCGCCCGCGGGCTGGCGCGAGGCCACCCGCATCCCCACGCCCGGCGGCCCGGTGCTGGGCCTGGCCGCGGGCGACGGGCCGCCGGACTTCTGGCTGAGCCCCACCGCCGGCCCGCTCGCGGGCGAGCTCCACCTGGCGTTCGTCGTCGCCGACCGTGCCGTGGTGGACGCGGTCCACGGTGCCGCGGTGACGCTCGGGGCCGAGGTGCTGCACGCCCCCCGGGAGTGGCCCGAGTACCACCCCGGCTACTACGCCGTGTTCGTGCGCGACCCGGACGGGCACAACGTCGAGGCGGTCGTCCACAGCTGA